The Planktothrix tepida PCC 9214 genome window below encodes:
- a CDS encoding MogA/MoaB family molybdenum cofactor biosynthesis protein encodes MNSTIPHPDSSEIQVNCAVITVSDTRTPETDKSGQLIQQFLQNAGYPIRHYQIVKDEPTEITELLKTLCQIPELDACIFNGGTGISPRDTTYDAIETLLEKTLPGFGEIFRTLSYAEIGSRAMASRAVAGVCQGKLIFSVPGSSNAVKLAMEQLIIPELAHLVKVLNQ; translated from the coding sequence ATGAATTCAACCATTCCTCATCCAGATAGTTCAGAAATCCAGGTTAATTGTGCTGTAATTACAGTCAGTGATACTCGCACTCCAGAAACGGATAAAAGCGGCCAATTAATTCAGCAGTTTTTACAGAATGCAGGTTATCCTATTCGGCATTATCAAATTGTTAAAGATGAACCGACGGAAATCACAGAATTATTGAAAACCTTGTGCCAAATTCCTGAACTGGATGCTTGTATTTTCAATGGGGGTACGGGAATTTCACCGCGAGATACCACCTATGATGCGATTGAGACATTATTAGAAAAAACCTTACCTGGTTTTGGGGAAATTTTTAGAACCTTGAGTTATGCTGAAATAGGCTCAAGGGCGATGGCTTCTCGTGCTGTTGCTGGCGTTTGTCAAGGAAAATTAATTTTTTCAGTTCCAGGGTCTTCTAATGCAGTGAAGTTAGCAATGGAACAATTAATTATACCCGAATTAGCTCATTTAGTTAAAGTATTAAATCAATAG
- the psb28 gene encoding photosystem II reaction center protein Psb28 has translation MVAKIQFSRGIDEDAIPDVRLTRSRDGSQGTATFYFLNPKALADDSTEEITGMYMIDDDGEIITREVKAKFINGKPTEIEAIHLMKSPEEWERFMLFMKRYAEANGLEFSKS, from the coding sequence ATGGTCGCTAAAATTCAGTTTTCAAGAGGTATTGATGAAGATGCAATTCCTGATGTGCGCCTAACTCGTTCACGAGATGGGAGTCAAGGAACAGCAACATTTTATTTCCTCAATCCTAAAGCATTAGCGGATGATTCTACGGAAGAAATCACGGGAATGTATATGATTGATGATGATGGGGAAATCATAACCCGTGAGGTTAAAGCTAAGTTTATTAATGGAAAACCTACGGAAATTGAAGCGATCCATTTAATGAAATCTCCCGAAGAATGGGAACGTTTTATGTTGTTTATGAAACGTTATGCAGAAGCGAATGGGTTAGAATTTAGTAAATCCTAA
- a CDS encoding DUF502 domain-containing protein, whose product MFQRLKQDLKNDLIAGLLVVIPLATTIWLTITISSSVIEFLTRIPKQINPFDGLHPILVNLLNVLVGLAVPLLGILFIGLMARNIAGQWLLAVSEKILQAIPLAGSVYKTLKQLLETLLRDSNDKFRRVVLVEYPRRGVWSLAFVTGSVNRDIQSELSEEMVSVFIPTTPNPTSGWYAIVPEHEVLNLTLSVEDAFKIIVSGGIVNSTSSSVKALPPKPNPKLEPLLPSENRLQSIVLEDEGVGISEN is encoded by the coding sequence GTGTTCCAACGCTTGAAGCAGGACTTAAAAAATGACTTGATTGCAGGTCTGTTGGTCGTGATTCCTTTGGCAACCACGATTTGGTTGACCATCACCATCTCCAGTTCTGTGATTGAGTTTCTGACCCGCATTCCTAAGCAAATTAATCCCTTTGATGGTTTGCATCCGATTTTAGTCAACCTGCTTAATGTTTTGGTCGGGTTGGCAGTACCCCTGTTAGGGATATTATTTATCGGTTTAATGGCTCGCAATATTGCTGGACAGTGGCTTTTGGCTGTGAGCGAAAAAATCTTACAAGCCATTCCCTTAGCGGGTTCGGTTTACAAAACTCTCAAACAACTTTTAGAAACCCTTTTACGAGATTCTAATGATAAATTTCGTCGTGTGGTTTTAGTTGAATATCCCCGTCGAGGAGTTTGGTCACTGGCTTTTGTAACGGGTTCGGTCAACCGCGATATCCAGTCAGAATTGTCTGAGGAAATGGTGAGTGTGTTTATTCCCACTACCCCGAACCCCACCAGTGGATGGTATGCTATTGTTCCAGAACATGAGGTACTCAACCTCACTCTTTCAGTAGAAGATGCGTTTAAAATTATCGTATCTGGTGGGATTGTTAATTCAACATCCTCATCGGTAAAAGCTCTTCCTCCTAAACCCAATCCTAAATTAGAACCCCTTCTTCCCAGCGAAAATAGATTGCAATCTATTGTCCTAGAAGATGAGGGCGTTGGGATTAGTGAAAATTAA
- a CDS encoding tetratricopeptide repeat protein gives MPKIRQFCLSLTLLLSILVLTWGNVAPLWAENLPLSSTLDGMLQQAFTATQTGEFAQAETYWTEIINQYPQNPAMWSNRGNVRVSQNKLHEAISDYNQSLELAPDFPDSYLNRGVAYEGLGEWEKAIADYNKVLEINPNDAIAYNNRGNAEAGLGKWEEALLDYQTASDLDKNYSFARANYALTLYQVGQPEAAIKIMKNLVRKYPNFADMRAALTACLWDMGKPGEAESNWVAVVGLDPRYKNIDWVKTVRRWPPKVVLALNHFLNLK, from the coding sequence ATGCCTAAAATTCGCCAATTTTGCCTGAGTTTAACTCTATTATTGAGTATCCTCGTCCTGACTTGGGGAAATGTCGCCCCTCTGTGGGCCGAAAATCTACCCCTGTCTTCCACTTTGGATGGGATGCTTCAGCAAGCGTTTACAGCCACTCAAACCGGTGAATTTGCTCAAGCAGAAACCTACTGGACAGAAATTATTAATCAATATCCCCAAAATCCGGCGATGTGGAGTAACCGAGGCAATGTTAGAGTCAGTCAAAATAAACTTCATGAAGCGATTTCTGATTATAATCAATCCCTAGAATTAGCACCTGATTTTCCTGATTCCTATTTAAACCGAGGAGTCGCCTATGAAGGATTAGGAGAATGGGAAAAAGCGATTGCAGACTATAATAAAGTCTTAGAAATAAACCCCAATGATGCGATCGCCTATAATAATCGAGGGAATGCTGAAGCAGGATTAGGAAAATGGGAAGAAGCGCTTTTAGATTATCAAACCGCCAGTGATTTAGATAAAAACTATTCCTTTGCCCGTGCCAATTATGCCTTAACATTATATCAAGTCGGACAACCAGAAGCAGCGATTAAAATCATGAAAAATTTAGTGCGGAAATATCCCAATTTTGCCGATATGCGAGCCGCATTAACCGCCTGTTTATGGGATATGGGAAAACCCGGAGAAGCGGAAAGTAATTGGGTAGCTGTAGTTGGACTTGATCCCCGATATAAAAATATTGATTGGGTGAAAACCGTTAGACGATGGCCCCCAAAAGTCGTTCTTGCCTTAAATCATTTTCTGAATTTAAAATAA
- the psbA gene encoding photosystem II q(b) protein, translating to MTTTIQQQLRGNPWERLCNWITSTENRLYVGWFGILMIPTLLAATICFVLAFVAAPPVDIDGIREPVSGSLLYGNNIISAAVVPSSNAIGLHFYPIWEAANVDEWLYNGGPYQLIVFHFLIGIFCYMGREWELSYRLGMRPWIAVAYSAPVAAATAVLLIYSIGQGSFSDGLPLGISGTFNFMLVLQAEHNVLMHPLHMLGVMGIFGGALFCAMHGSLVTSSLVRETTENESLNCGYKFGQEGETYNIVAAHGYFGRLIFQYASFNNSRSLHFFLGAWPVVGIWCASLAVACFAFNLNGFNFNQSLLDSEGRVINTWADVINRANLGIEAMHERNVHNFPLDLASGALTPVALVAPSING from the coding sequence ATGACAACAACCATTCAACAGCAGTTAAGAGGAAACCCATGGGAGCGGTTGTGCAACTGGATCACCAGCACCGAAAACCGCCTCTATGTGGGTTGGTTTGGGATTCTGATGATTCCAACTCTGCTTGCTGCTACCATCTGTTTCGTTCTGGCTTTCGTTGCTGCACCCCCCGTTGATATCGACGGCATCCGCGAACCCGTGTCCGGTTCACTGCTCTACGGAAATAACATCATCTCGGCTGCGGTGGTACCGAGTTCCAATGCAATTGGTTTGCACTTTTATCCCATCTGGGAAGCCGCTAACGTCGATGAATGGCTTTATAACGGTGGCCCTTACCAATTGATTGTCTTTCACTTCCTGATCGGCATCTTTTGTTACATGGGTCGAGAGTGGGAACTCTCCTATCGCTTAGGAATGAGACCTTGGATCGCCGTTGCCTATAGTGCTCCTGTGGCGGCTGCAACTGCGGTGTTGCTGATTTATTCCATCGGTCAAGGTTCTTTCTCCGATGGTTTACCCCTGGGAATTTCCGGCACATTCAACTTTATGCTCGTTCTGCAAGCCGAACATAACGTTTTAATGCACCCCTTACATATGTTGGGTGTAATGGGAATTTTTGGTGGTGCTTTATTCTGTGCAATGCACGGATCGTTAGTGACTTCTTCTTTAGTTCGTGAAACCACCGAAAACGAATCTTTAAACTGTGGTTACAAATTCGGTCAAGAAGGAGAAACCTACAATATTGTTGCAGCCCACGGTTACTTTGGACGTTTAATCTTCCAATATGCCAGTTTCAACAACAGCCGCAGCTTACACTTCTTCTTAGGCGCTTGGCCTGTCGTTGGCATCTGGTGTGCGTCTCTGGCGGTGGCTTGCTTCGCGTTTAATCTGAATGGTTTTAACTTTAACCAGTCCTTACTGGATTCAGAAGGTCGCGTGATCAATACCTGGGCGGATGTGATCAACCGTGCCAACTTAGGGATTGAAGCCATGCACGAACGCAACGTCCATAACTTCCCCTTAGATTTAGCATCCGGTGCATTGACTCCTGTGGCTTTAGTTGCCCCTTCTATCAACGGTTAA
- a CDS encoding sugar porter family MFS transporter, whose product MTVHHPPALNQPSAYYVLMLAIVAALGGFLFGFDTAVINGAVGALGKEFQANSSQIGLAVSSALLGSAVGAFFAGQIADRYGRIKVMISAAGLFLMSAVGSGIAFTIWDFMVWRLVGGLAVGAASVIAPAYIAEVSPAHLRGRLGSLQQLAIVIGIFAALLCDYFIALGAGSAEAPFWFNIPAWRWMFWTEIPPAILYGIGSLKIPESPRYLVAQGREAEAEVILARVVGGDTQTKVMEIRASVVRETKPRLSDLLGRHGLLPVVWIGTGLSVLQQLVGINVIFYYSSVLWQAVGFSEQDSLWITVITSVTNIITTLVAISVVDKFGRKPLLILGSIGMTITLGTLATVFGSAPLDAAGNPNLTGNAGLIALFAANIYVFCFGFSWGPVVWVMLGEMFNNRIRGAALSVAATAQWIANFVVSTTFPPLKDVGLGFAYGLYATAAAISLFFVLLLIKETRGKELEEMV is encoded by the coding sequence ATGACGGTTCACCATCCTCCTGCTTTAAATCAACCCAGTGCTTATTATGTGCTGATGCTGGCAATTGTGGCAGCCCTTGGCGGTTTCTTATTTGGTTTTGATACCGCCGTCATTAATGGTGCTGTCGGAGCATTAGGGAAAGAGTTTCAAGCCAATAGTTCACAAATCGGATTGGCAGTCTCTTCTGCTTTATTGGGGTCAGCCGTCGGAGCCTTCTTTGCGGGCCAGATCGCTGATCGCTACGGACGAATTAAAGTCATGATCTCGGCTGCTGGACTGTTCTTAATGAGTGCGGTGGGCTCTGGTATTGCATTCACCATTTGGGATTTCATGGTTTGGCGATTAGTGGGCGGGTTAGCCGTTGGGGCGGCGAGTGTAATTGCTCCAGCTTATATTGCAGAAGTCTCACCAGCCCATCTGCGGGGTCGCCTCGGTTCTCTCCAACAACTTGCGATTGTGATCGGTATTTTTGCCGCGTTACTTTGTGACTATTTTATTGCGTTAGGGGCTGGAAGTGCCGAAGCCCCGTTTTGGTTTAATATTCCGGCTTGGCGTTGGATGTTTTGGACAGAGATCCCTCCGGCTATCCTCTACGGAATTGGATCATTGAAAATTCCTGAATCTCCCCGTTATTTAGTCGCTCAAGGTCGAGAAGCAGAAGCTGAGGTGATCTTAGCGCGAGTGGTTGGGGGAGATACTCAAACTAAAGTGATGGAAATCCGGGCTTCGGTGGTGCGAGAAACCAAGCCTCGATTGTCAGATTTGCTGGGTCGTCACGGACTATTACCTGTGGTATGGATCGGAACAGGGTTATCGGTGCTGCAACAGTTAGTGGGAATTAACGTAATTTTCTATTACAGCAGTGTGTTGTGGCAAGCTGTGGGCTTTTCTGAACAGGATTCTTTGTGGATTACGGTAATTACCAGTGTGACCAATATTATTACTACCCTCGTTGCTATTTCTGTGGTGGATAAGTTTGGCCGCAAACCGTTATTGATTCTGGGTTCGATTGGCATGACCATCACGTTAGGAACTCTGGCGACTGTGTTTGGAAGTGCGCCCCTAGATGCGGCTGGAAATCCCAATTTAACCGGAAACGCTGGACTCATTGCCCTATTCGCTGCGAATATCTACGTTTTTTGTTTCGGCTTTTCTTGGGGGCCGGTGGTGTGGGTGATGTTAGGAGAAATGTTTAATAATCGGATTCGCGGTGCCGCTCTTTCCGTGGCAGCTACAGCCCAATGGATCGCTAATTTCGTTGTCTCCACAACGTTTCCGCCCCTCAAGGATGTGGGGTTAGGGTTTGCTTACGGTTTATATGCAACGGCGGCGGCGATTTCTCTATTTTTTGTTCTCCTACTCATCAAGGAAACACGAGGTAAGGAACTGGAAGAAATGGTATAG